In Mercenaria mercenaria strain notata chromosome 15, MADL_Memer_1, whole genome shotgun sequence, a single genomic region encodes these proteins:
- the LOC123553963 gene encoding uncharacterized protein LOC123553963 gives MKIRLRPNHHPMVLLRAAKIRMKNHSKLVTVISILLGIFLLIYGRTVFHVTGEFLTHSNFNFNLCKRFHQMTHVETKQSAIPKIIHQVFLNVSTNRMEFFKKYEPYRRSWQEKNPGFKYILWNASMIETLINKSYPSIGPLYKRYRNIWQARADIARYLVVHYMGGIYADIDITCRGSMEELYNEIGDKRVALNYTYNPFGIANDFFVASRNHEFMAHVLDGLQAADVLYFTPFLNSMFRTGPMYMLGRYLNYPHQEDVYFLQSSRLYISSENSDKSWHGIDGYVIAIIWNGVDSLQILSVILLIVFIVRLNKLLKIRAKLVKKSRKRVQFYDGSSMLPIMEEDAL, from the coding sequence ATGAAGATCCGACTGAGACCCAACCACCACCCGATGGTCTTATTGCGGGCTGCCAAAATACGGATGAAGAACCACAGCAAGTTGGTCACCGTGATCAGTATTCTGCTTGGAATATTTCTCTTGATTTACGGAAGGACAGTTTTCCACGTGACGGGAGAGTTTCTAACCcattcaaattttaatttcaatctgTGTAAACGGTTTCACCAAATGACGCATGTGGAGACAAAGCAAAGTGCTATACCGAAAATTATACACCAGGTATTTCTCAATGTTTCAACTAACAGGATGGAATTCTTTAAAAAGTACGAGCCTTACAGACGCTCCTGGCAGGAAAAGAATCCTGGATTTAAATATATACTTTGGAATGCCTCTATGATTGAAACACTTATTAACAAGAGTTATCCATCCATAGGTCCACTGTACAAAAGATATCGCAATATATGGCAGGCTCGTGCCGATATTGCACGTTATCTCGTGGTACATTATATGGGAGGTATTTACGCAGACATCGATATCACGTGCAGAGGGAGTATGGAAGAACTGTATAACGAAATTGGTGATAAAAGAGTTGCTTTGAATTACACATATAATCCTTTTGGGATTGCGAACGACTTTTTCGTAGCATCGAGAAATCATGAATTCATGGCGCACGTGCTTGACGGGTTACAAGCCGCCGACGTATTGTACTTTACACCATTTTTAAACTCTATGTTTAGGACTGGACCGATGTATATGCTGGGAAGGTATTTGAATTACCCCCACCAGGAAGACGTTTACTTCTTACAGTCTTCACGGCTATACATTTCTAGCGAGAATAGTGACAAATCATGGCACGGTATTGACGGGTACGTCATTGCCATCATCTGGAACGGTGTAGACTCACTGCAGATACTCAGCGTGATTCTATTAATAGTTTTTATAGTGCGCTTGAATAAACTCCTTAAGATCCGTGCTAAACTTGTTAAAAAATCAAGGAAACGAGTTCAGTTCTATGATGGAAGCTCAATGTTGCCAATCATGGAGGAGGACGCGTTATGA